The Methanoculleus marisnigri JR1 genome window below encodes:
- a CDS encoding DNA-directed RNA polymerase subunit A' — MTSPKRVGRIEFGLFSPKEIRKMSVRKIIWADTYDDDGFPYPQGLMDLNLGVIDPGLRCKTCDQKAADCPGHFGHIELAKPVIHVGYTRLIRKLLRVTCRSCSRLLMTSEEVEKIIGPEDSELAGEIVSEKDIKKERVCPHCGEQQLKINFEKPTTFSEVFVEDGRKVEHKLTPADIRARLERIPDDDLRALGVNPDVARPEWTILTVLPVPPVTMRPSIILENGQRSEDDLTHKLVDIIRINQRFKENQDAGAPQLIIEDLWELLQYHVTTYLDNEVAGCPPARHRSGRPLKTLSQRLKGKEGRFRGSLSGKRVNFSARTVISPDPNLSIGEVGIPLAIANEMTLPIRVTTFNIEEMRQYVLNGPERPTIRSPCGANYAIRPDNRRMRLSDANLETVAEMIEPGWTVERQLKDNDIVLFNRQPSLHRMSIMAHRVVVMDGKTFRLNPAVCPPYNADFDGDEMNLHIPQTEEARAEAEILVSVSSNILSPRTGGPIIGGIHDHISGIFLLTHTVRHFSKEEVLYLTQHLPVEHLPEPDRMDENGNPLWTNKQVFSLVLPDNLNMVFQASSCQNCETCKREMCENDAFVRVVNGNLITGTIDKKGIGAFDGQILHRIIRQHGMKRAARFIDDVTKLSIRGIMLEGFSFGIDDEDLTRTEYGQIDEVLDGAISDVDRRIKIYNEGQLEPMPGRTLEETLEMQIMQVLGKARDRTGEIAGRHLGMDNSAVVMAVSGARGSMLNLTQMAGCLGQQSVRGERIMRGYEDRTLPHFRRNERGAEAHGFITNSYKSGLSPTEFFFHAIGGREGLVDTAVRTSQSGYLQRRMINALQDLKVAYDGTVRTTGGRIIQFRYGEDGTDPGRSSYGAPVDVKGIIESVLKEEVK; from the coding sequence ATGACCAGTCCAAAACGTGTTGGAAGGATCGAGTTCGGGCTCTTCTCCCCGAAGGAGATCCGCAAGATGAGCGTCCGGAAGATCATCTGGGCGGACACCTATGACGACGACGGGTTTCCCTACCCGCAGGGCCTGATGGACCTGAACCTGGGCGTCATCGACCCCGGTCTCCGGTGCAAGACCTGCGACCAGAAAGCGGCCGATTGTCCGGGCCACTTCGGGCACATCGAACTCGCGAAGCCCGTCATCCACGTCGGCTACACCCGGCTGATCCGGAAACTCCTGCGGGTGACCTGCAGGTCGTGCTCCCGGCTGCTGATGACGTCCGAAGAGGTCGAGAAGATCATCGGACCCGAGGACAGCGAACTCGCGGGCGAGATCGTCTCCGAGAAAGACATCAAGAAAGAACGGGTCTGCCCCCACTGCGGGGAGCAGCAGCTCAAGATCAACTTCGAGAAACCCACCACCTTCTCCGAGGTCTTCGTGGAAGACGGGAGAAAGGTCGAGCACAAGCTGACCCCGGCCGATATCCGGGCACGCCTCGAGCGGATCCCGGACGACGATCTCCGGGCTCTCGGGGTCAACCCGGACGTCGCGCGCCCTGAGTGGACGATCCTCACTGTTCTCCCGGTCCCGCCGGTCACGATGCGGCCCTCGATCATTCTCGAGAACGGGCAGCGGTCCGAGGATGACCTGACCCACAAGCTCGTGGACATCATCAGGATCAACCAGCGGTTCAAGGAGAACCAGGACGCCGGTGCACCCCAGCTGATCATCGAGGATCTCTGGGAACTCCTGCAGTATCACGTCACCACCTACCTCGACAACGAGGTGGCGGGGTGCCCGCCTGCCCGGCACCGGAGCGGTCGGCCCTTAAAGACCCTGTCGCAGCGTCTCAAGGGGAAGGAAGGACGGTTCCGCGGCTCGCTTTCGGGCAAGCGTGTGAACTTCTCCGCTCGTACGGTCATCTCTCCCGATCCGAACCTCTCGATCGGCGAGGTGGGGATACCGCTCGCCATTGCAAACGAGATGACGCTTCCGATAAGGGTGACCACGTTCAACATCGAAGAGATGAGGCAGTATGTCCTGAACGGCCCCGAACGCCCCACCATCCGGTCACCCTGCGGCGCAAACTACGCTATTCGGCCGGACAACAGGAGGATGCGTCTTTCGGACGCGAACCTGGAGACGGTCGCGGAGATGATCGAGCCGGGCTGGACGGTGGAGCGGCAGTTAAAGGATAACGATATCGTTCTCTTCAACCGGCAGCCCTCGCTGCACCGGATGAGCATCATGGCCCACCGGGTCGTCGTGATGGACGGAAAGACGTTCCGGCTGAACCCGGCTGTCTGCCCCCCCTACAACGCCGACTTCGACGGCGACGAGATGAACCTGCATATCCCGCAGACCGAGGAGGCGCGGGCCGAGGCCGAGATCCTGGTCTCGGTGTCGTCGAACATCCTATCGCCGAGGACCGGCGGCCCGATCATCGGGGGTATTCACGACCACATCTCGGGTATCTTTCTCCTGACGCATACCGTCCGCCACTTCAGCAAGGAGGAGGTGCTCTACCTCACCCAGCACCTGCCCGTCGAACACCTGCCCGAGCCGGACCGAATGGACGAGAACGGCAACCCCCTCTGGACGAACAAGCAGGTCTTCTCGCTCGTTCTCCCCGACAACCTGAACATGGTCTTCCAGGCCTCGTCGTGCCAGAACTGCGAGACCTGCAAGCGGGAGATGTGCGAGAACGATGCGTTCGTCCGGGTCGTCAACGGGAACCTGATCACCGGTACCATCGACAAGAAGGGGATCGGCGCGTTCGACGGTCAGATCCTGCACCGGATCATCAGGCAGCACGGCATGAAGCGGGCAGCCCGGTTCATCGACGACGTGACCAAACTCTCGATCCGGGGCATCATGCTCGAAGGGTTCTCGTTCGGTATTGACGACGAAGACCTGACCCGGACGGAGTACGGCCAGATCGACGAGGTGCTCGATGGCGCCATCAGCGATGTCGACCGCCGGATCAAGATCTACAACGAGGGACAGCTCGAACCGATGCCCGGGCGGACGCTTGAAGAGACACTCGAGATGCAGATCATGCAGGTGCTCGGCAAGGCCCGTGACCGCACCGGTGAGATTGCCGGGCGGCATCTCGGGATGGACAACAGTGCCGTGGTGATGGCGGTCTCCGGTGCGCGTGGGTCGATGCTGAACCTGACGCAGATGGCCGGGTGTCTCGGACAGCAGTCCGTTCGTGGCGAGCGAATCATGCGTGGCTACGAGGACCGGACGCTGCCGCACTTCAGGCGGAACGAGCGCGGCGCCGAGGCGCACGGGTTCATCACCAACAGTTACAAGAGCGGTCTCTCTCCCACCGAGTTTTTCTTCCACGCCATCGGTGGGCGTGAGGGTCTTGTGGACACTGCGGTCAGGACGTCGCAGAGCGGGTACCTCCAGCGGCGGATGATCAACGCCCTGCAGGACCTCAAGGTGGCGTACGACGGCACCGTCCGGACGACGGGCGGCCGGATCATCCAGTTCCGCTACGGCGAGGACGGAACCGACCCCGGAAGGAGCAGTTACGGCGCCCCGGTGGACGTGAAGGGTATCATCGAGAGCGTGCTAAAGGAGGAGGTCAAATGA
- the rpoA2 gene encoding DNA-directed RNA polymerase subunit A'', whose product MEQRIDSLDLPYRTREDLKASLADRDVTEEEFEQILEMVFSEYQKSRIEPCEAVGVVAAQSIGEPGTQMTMRTFHYAGVAEINVTLGLPRLIEIMDARREPSTPTMAVHLLDDWAFNRDRAREVSWQIEAAPLHEFGDITIDMENMQVLVMLNKAVCDRRKISIDEILEAGPRKMREKRHFRDFDVEGDPKRASITFTPKNRESYQNLFQLAEHVRHVIVQGIDDIERVVVRKEGGEYILYTEGSNLKDVFEVEGVDTSRTRSNNISEIADVLGIEAGRNAIIQEALSTLNEQGIGVDVRHIMLVADMMCMEGEVKQIGRHGIAGEKESVLSRAAFEVTVNHLLDAAIANEVDELNGVTENVIVGQPIQLGTGDVKLIAKPINLKI is encoded by the coding sequence ATGGAGCAGCGGATCGATTCCCTCGATCTGCCTTACCGGACGCGGGAAGACCTCAAAGCGAGTCTTGCGGATCGGGACGTCACCGAGGAAGAGTTCGAGCAGATTCTCGAGATGGTCTTTTCGGAGTATCAGAAGAGCCGGATCGAGCCCTGCGAGGCGGTCGGTGTCGTGGCGGCGCAGTCGATCGGCGAGCCCGGCACCCAGATGACGATGCGTACGTTCCACTACGCGGGTGTGGCCGAGATCAACGTTACCCTCGGTCTCCCCCGCCTGATCGAGATCATGGACGCCCGGCGCGAGCCGAGCACCCCCACGATGGCGGTCCACCTGCTGGACGACTGGGCGTTCAACCGCGACCGCGCCCGCGAGGTGAGCTGGCAGATCGAGGCCGCGCCGCTCCACGAGTTCGGGGATATCACCATCGACATGGAGAACATGCAGGTCCTCGTCATGTTGAACAAGGCGGTCTGCGACCGGCGCAAGATCTCGATCGACGAGATCCTCGAGGCGGGGCCGAGGAAGATGCGTGAAAAGCGGCACTTCCGCGACTTCGATGTCGAGGGGGACCCGAAGAGGGCCTCGATCACGTTCACTCCGAAGAACCGGGAGAGCTACCAGAACCTCTTCCAGCTCGCGGAACACGTCCGGCACGTCATCGTCCAGGGTATCGACGATATCGAGCGGGTCGTCGTCAGAAAGGAAGGCGGAGAGTATATCCTTTATACTGAGGGCTCCAACCTAAAAGATGTCTTCGAAGTCGAAGGAGTCGATACCTCCCGCACCCGGAGCAACAACATCAGCGAGATCGCCGATGTGCTCGGTATCGAGGCCGGCCGGAATGCAATCATCCAGGAGGCCTTAAGCACCCTGAACGAACAGGGTATCGGCGTCGATGTCCGTCATATCATGCTCGTCGCGGATATGATGTGCATGGAGGGCGAGGTCAAGCAGATCGGCCGGCACGGTATTGCCGGCGAGAAGGAGAGTGTCCTTTCCCGGGCTGCATTCGAAGTAACGGTCAACCATCTGCTGGATGCTGCAATCGCGAACGAGGTGGACGAATTAAACGGCGTCACCGAGAACGTGATCGTGGGCCAGCCAATCCAGCTTGGCACCGGTGATGTGAAACTCATCGCAAAACCCATAAACTTGAAAATCTAG